One window of Mangrovibacterium diazotrophicum genomic DNA carries:
- a CDS encoding nucleotide-binding protein, translated as MTEIAILSGKGGTGKSGISAALATLAPKVVVADCDVDAANLHLILEPRNYLEKVYTSGQKAHVAVEKCVSCGKCMDYCRFDAIKLANGEYSVVETACDGCKLCARVCPTGAITMIDQNESRWFAGDIRNGKMVHARLAPGEDNSGKLVNLVRDHARKEAHNLQSDLILIDGPPGIGCPVISTLSGINKVLLVTEPTVSGMHDLKRITELVSQYKLEVFLVINKCDINPEMTEEIEKWAIGKQIPVISKIPFSQVWVEAMINCKSIVDWAPESELSDQIRAIWKKLIDNE; from the coding sequence ATGACAGAAATCGCAATTTTAAGCGGGAAAGGAGGCACCGGAAAATCCGGGATCAGCGCAGCTTTGGCCACTTTAGCTCCCAAAGTAGTTGTTGCCGACTGCGACGTTGATGCCGCGAACTTACACCTCATTCTGGAACCACGCAACTACCTCGAAAAGGTTTATACCTCCGGGCAAAAGGCTCATGTCGCCGTCGAAAAATGCGTGAGCTGCGGCAAATGCATGGACTACTGCCGTTTTGATGCCATCAAATTAGCAAACGGGGAATATTCGGTTGTCGAAACAGCTTGTGATGGTTGCAAATTATGCGCGCGCGTTTGCCCAACTGGCGCCATCACGATGATTGATCAAAACGAAAGCCGATGGTTTGCCGGTGATATTCGGAACGGAAAAATGGTGCACGCTCGTTTGGCACCAGGCGAAGATAATTCGGGAAAGTTAGTCAATCTCGTTCGCGACCATGCGCGCAAAGAAGCGCACAATCTTCAGTCTGACCTCATTTTAATCGACGGTCCCCCGGGAATTGGCTGCCCGGTAATTTCAACCTTGAGTGGAATCAACAAAGTGCTGTTGGTAACAGAACCGACTGTATCAGGTATGCACGATCTGAAACGCATCACCGAGTTGGTCAGTCAATACAAACTGGAAGTATTCCTGGTGATCAACAAATGCGACATCAACCCGGAAATGACGGAGGAAATCGAAAAATGGGCTATTGGAAAGCAAATTCCGGTAATCAGTAAAATCCCTTTCTCTCAGGTTTGGGTAGAAGCCATGATCAACTGTAAAAGCATTGTCGACTGGGCACCTGAATCAGAATTAAGTGATCAAATCAGAGCTATTTGGAAAAAATTAATTGATAATGAATAA
- the kdsA gene encoding 3-deoxy-8-phosphooctulonate synthase, translating into MIPKLRFQGENFLLLAGPCVIEGEEMAFEIAEKILSITEKLHIPFVFKGSYRKANRSRIDSFQGIGDEKALSILKAVGEKFNIPTVTDIHSAAEAALAAQYVDVLQIPAFLCRQTDLLIAAAETGKVVNIKKGQFLSAEAMQFAVNKVKDCGNEKVMLTERGTTFGYQDLVVDYRGIPVMKANNCPVIMDITHSLQQPNQSSGVTGGKPELIETIARAAIAVGADGIFIETHPNPAVAKSDGANMLQLDLLEGLLTKLVKLKQTVDSL; encoded by the coding sequence ATGATTCCAAAATTAAGATTTCAAGGAGAAAATTTCCTTTTACTGGCTGGTCCATGCGTTATCGAAGGCGAAGAAATGGCTTTTGAAATTGCAGAAAAGATTTTATCGATTACCGAGAAACTTCATATTCCTTTTGTCTTTAAAGGATCATACCGAAAAGCAAATCGAAGCCGGATTGACTCGTTTCAGGGAATTGGAGACGAAAAAGCGTTGAGCATATTGAAAGCTGTTGGCGAGAAATTCAATATCCCGACGGTTACCGACATTCATTCGGCTGCAGAAGCAGCACTTGCAGCGCAATATGTCGATGTGCTTCAGATCCCCGCATTTTTATGTCGTCAAACCGATTTGCTGATAGCTGCTGCTGAAACGGGAAAAGTTGTCAATATCAAAAAAGGACAGTTTTTATCGGCTGAAGCAATGCAATTTGCGGTAAACAAGGTGAAAGATTGTGGTAATGAGAAAGTCATGCTGACCGAGCGCGGAACGACTTTCGGCTACCAGGATCTGGTAGTTGACTATCGCGGAATTCCGGTTATGAAAGCAAACAACTGCCCAGTAATTATGGATATTACCCACTCGTTGCAACAGCCCAACCAAAGCAGCGGCGTTACCGGAGGAAAGCCAGAATTGATTGAGACAATTGCCCGAGCAGCGATTGCTGTTGGAGCCGATGGTATTTTCATCGAGACACATCCAAATCCGGCAGTTGCCAAATCAGATGGTGCCAACATGCTGCAATTAGACTTGCTGGAAGGATTATTAACCAAGCTGGTTAAATTGAAACAAACAGTCGATTCGCTTTAG
- a CDS encoding sensor histidine kinase: protein MTFNLKDIEDGEIQSLIRQAEFDSGKQVISLISHEMRTPLSIISSNVQLLKSFSFNLDDKMVKDTFTLCEEAISSLTKFIENIYFLNSAFKGDVRVHCSPVDLNSFIDDVVRQVANSEFNQSRICVKKEILSEPFFTDKVLLKRCLDSLLTNALNFSSEDVQMEVLSGKNELVITIADHGIGIPEDELDLVFEPFKRCSNVRMISGCGIGLPIVKMCVDLLKGRIDFTSKVNQGTEFIIKISNHEC from the coding sequence ATGACTTTTAATTTGAAAGACATAGAAGATGGTGAAATTCAGTCTTTGATTCGTCAGGCTGAATTCGATTCGGGAAAGCAAGTTATTAGTTTGATCTCTCATGAAATGAGAACTCCGCTTTCAATTATCAGTTCCAATGTGCAGCTCTTAAAATCGTTCAGTTTTAACTTGGACGACAAAATGGTGAAAGACACATTTACTTTGTGTGAAGAAGCCATCAGTTCGTTGACAAAATTTATTGAGAATATTTACTTCCTGAATTCAGCCTTCAAAGGTGACGTTCGGGTTCATTGTAGTCCGGTAGATCTGAATTCGTTTATCGACGATGTTGTTCGCCAGGTTGCAAATAGTGAATTTAATCAGAGTCGGATTTGTGTTAAGAAAGAGATATTGAGTGAGCCTTTTTTTACGGACAAAGTTTTACTAAAACGCTGCTTGGACAGCCTTCTGACAAATGCTTTGAATTTCTCGTCGGAAGATGTTCAGATGGAGGTTTTGTCTGGTAAAAATGAACTGGTAATAACAATCGCAGATCACGGAATCGGAATTCCGGAGGATGAACTGGATTTGGTTTTCGAACCGTTTAAACGCTGCAGTAATGTGCGAATGATTTCAGGCTGCGGTATCGGTTTGCCGATTGTTAAGATGTGTGTGGATTTATTAAAAGGTAGGATTGATTTTACAAGTAAAGTCAATCAAGGAACAGAGTTCATCATTAAGATTAGTAACCATGAGTGCTAA
- a CDS encoding nucleotide-binding protein yields MKIAIASGKGGTGKTLVSTNLFNVISRQGQKVSLIDCDAEEPNVCEFIRGNVEEETLTMTHIPLIDSHKCAFCGKCQEHCSYNAIIMLPTIKTIRVIEDSCHDCGACVYACQYDAITEKEKVTGSITQYSISANADVLESQTEIGIYSPVSIIGQTINMAEADTLTLLDSPPGTSCPFIATVERADYVVLVTEPTPFGLNDLKLSVETLRKLKIEFGVVINRFGIGKELIEDYLNKEEIAVLGHIPFDKRIAETYAKGDLITDKIPQYRELFEKLHQNITKQLQR; encoded by the coding sequence ATGAAAATAGCTATTGCCAGCGGCAAAGGCGGGACCGGCAAGACGCTGGTTTCGACAAACCTCTTCAATGTGATTAGCCGGCAAGGACAAAAAGTAAGTCTAATCGATTGCGACGCCGAGGAACCCAATGTTTGTGAATTTATTCGGGGAAATGTTGAAGAGGAAACGCTCACAATGACGCACATTCCACTCATTGACTCACACAAATGCGCTTTTTGCGGCAAGTGCCAGGAGCATTGCAGTTATAATGCCATCATCATGCTTCCTACAATCAAAACAATCCGGGTGATTGAGGATTCGTGCCACGACTGCGGGGCTTGTGTTTACGCCTGCCAGTACGACGCCATTACCGAAAAAGAAAAAGTTACCGGTAGTATTACGCAATATTCCATCAGCGCCAATGCAGATGTGCTCGAAAGTCAGACGGAAATCGGCATTTACTCGCCAGTCTCGATTATCGGGCAAACGATTAACATGGCCGAAGCAGATACATTGACCTTGTTGGATTCACCTCCGGGAACATCGTGTCCGTTTATTGCAACTGTTGAACGGGCGGATTACGTTGTCCTGGTGACCGAACCAACTCCATTTGGTTTAAACGACTTAAAGCTGTCGGTTGAAACACTTCGCAAACTGAAAATAGAATTTGGCGTCGTGATTAACCGGTTCGGTATTGGAAAAGAACTGATTGAAGACTATTTAAACAAGGAAGAAATCGCCGTTTTAGGTCATATTCCATTCGACAAGCGAATCGCAGAGACTTATGCTAAAGGCGACCTGATTACAGATAAAATCCCGCAGTACAGGGAATTGTTCGAGAAGTTGCATCAGAATATTACGAAACAACTACAGAGATGA
- a CDS encoding DUF5320 domain-containing protein yields MPGFNRKGPKGEGPMTGRSMGKCGNKPNRIFGEENTVTPTENNLEQMEMRPMFRNRGRGKQRFQSNGGEFGGGRRRGR; encoded by the coding sequence ATGCCAGGATTTAACAGAAAAGGCCCCAAAGGCGAAGGACCGATGACAGGTCGTTCGATGGGAAAATGCGGAAACAAACCAAACCGGATTTTTGGAGAAGAGAACACTGTGACACCAACAGAAAACAATCTGGAACAAATGGAAATGAGACCAATGTTTAGGAACAGAGGCCGCGGAAAACAACGCTTTCAATCTAACGGAGGTGAATTCGGAGGTGGAAGAAGAAGAGGCAGATAA
- a CDS encoding Mrp/NBP35 family ATP-binding protein, with amino-acid sequence MNKQATIEKIKLPGVKNIIVVASGKGGVGKSTVAANLAVALASEGYKTALFDADLYGPSSPILFDVQDEKPQVFKYPEGEKYIPVQKYGVKLMSVGFFVTKKKSLIWRGPAASGVLTQLLSSTEWGETDFLILDFPPGTGDIQLTAIQKLTISGALIVTTPQQLSLADAEKAADMFENEHLHVPLLGVVENMAYFTPAQHPDERYFVFGNGGGQLLANQLNVPLLAQLPLICENEVNSPETFKISKNPIIVEKFRALAESIQKSVSDKAWGFRYIKQN; translated from the coding sequence ATGAATAAGCAAGCAACAATCGAAAAAATAAAACTTCCCGGTGTAAAAAATATCATCGTTGTAGCATCCGGGAAAGGCGGCGTCGGCAAATCAACTGTGGCTGCCAATCTCGCGGTCGCATTGGCGTCTGAAGGCTACAAAACAGCGCTGTTCGACGCCGATCTGTATGGACCTTCAAGCCCGATTCTTTTTGATGTTCAGGATGAAAAGCCACAGGTTTTTAAATATCCGGAAGGTGAAAAATATATCCCTGTACAAAAATATGGCGTCAAACTCATGTCCGTTGGGTTCTTCGTTACGAAGAAAAAATCATTGATCTGGCGCGGACCAGCTGCATCCGGCGTACTGACGCAACTATTATCGTCGACCGAGTGGGGCGAAACAGATTTCTTGATCCTGGATTTTCCTCCGGGGACAGGCGACATTCAGCTAACCGCCATCCAGAAACTAACGATTTCAGGAGCACTAATCGTGACCACACCACAGCAATTGTCGCTGGCAGATGCGGAGAAAGCAGCTGATATGTTCGAAAATGAGCACCTCCATGTGCCACTTTTGGGTGTGGTCGAAAACATGGCCTATTTTACACCGGCACAACACCCCGACGAGCGCTATTTTGTATTCGGGAACGGGGGCGGCCAGCTACTGGCGAACCAACTCAATGTTCCATTATTGGCTCAACTGCCGCTAATTTGTGAAAATGAAGTGAATTCGCCTGAAACCTTCAAAATAAGCAAGAACCCGATTATTGTTGAAAAATTCAGAGCCTTGGCCGAATCGATTCAAAAATCGGTGTCGGATAAAGCCTGGGGCTTCAGATACATCAAACAAAATTGA
- a CDS encoding NifB/NifX family molybdenum-iron cluster-binding protein: MRKIAIPTEGGILSTHFGHCKHFTLIEVKNDSIGNEIVVEAPPHEPGLLPKWLAERGVTEIISGGIGQKAINLFKSNNIIIHAGAPNKPAIELVRDLIDKRLMTGTNACDH, from the coding sequence ATGAGAAAAATAGCTATCCCAACCGAAGGCGGTATTTTGAGTACTCATTTCGGACATTGCAAACACTTTACTTTAATTGAAGTAAAGAATGATTCTATCGGCAACGAAATCGTTGTTGAAGCACCACCTCATGAACCCGGCTTACTGCCCAAGTGGTTGGCAGAAAGAGGTGTTACAGAAATTATATCTGGCGGCATCGGCCAAAAAGCAATTAACCTGTTCAAATCCAACAATATCATCATTCATGCCGGAGCACCCAATAAACCGGCTATTGAGTTGGTTCGTGATTTAATTGACAAAAGGCTGATGACAGGAACTAACGCTTGTGATCATTAA
- a CDS encoding LacI family DNA-binding transcriptional regulator — protein MDTKASITIHDIARELNISASTVSRALNNNPRISKETKDRIKAKALEMGYQPNTIASNLRNQKTNTIGIVVPLINRHFFSAFISGVEEVAFAKGYNVIISQSNDLLEKEKQIVHSLFSNRVDGLIASLSMQTNEFDHYQLFSKKKIPIVFFDRVVPELEAHKIVVDDFGVGFKATEHLIEQGYKRIAHLAGPTVLHTYRDRMNGYRAALEKYNFEIDENLIIHNRLTRIDGQDAIKQLLALPQPPDAVFCGNDTSALSMIVYLKKIGVRIPEDFGIIGFSDEPFSEVVTPSISTLKQPAFDMGVKAGELLIQEIESKTRLKEHVTYTVPTELIQRESSSRKK, from the coding sequence ATGGATACAAAAGCATCAATAACAATACACGATATTGCAAGAGAATTAAACATCTCTGCATCAACTGTTTCAAGAGCGCTAAACAATAATCCAAGGATTAGCAAAGAAACGAAGGACAGAATTAAGGCAAAGGCGCTGGAGATGGGCTACCAACCCAATACGATTGCATCGAACCTCCGAAACCAAAAAACCAATACCATTGGAATAGTTGTTCCGCTGATTAATCGACATTTCTTTTCGGCCTTTATTAGCGGTGTTGAAGAAGTTGCTTTTGCAAAGGGTTACAACGTAATTATCTCACAATCGAACGATTTGCTGGAAAAAGAAAAGCAAATTGTGCACTCGTTGTTCTCAAACCGTGTCGATGGGCTGATTGCATCCCTGAGTATGCAGACAAATGAATTTGACCATTACCAGCTGTTCTCCAAAAAGAAAATTCCAATCGTATTCTTCGACCGTGTGGTTCCGGAACTGGAGGCTCACAAAATAGTTGTCGACGATTTTGGAGTCGGATTTAAAGCCACCGAACACCTCATTGAGCAGGGCTACAAACGGATTGCACACCTGGCTGGACCAACTGTGCTGCACACCTACCGCGACCGGATGAATGGTTACCGTGCCGCATTGGAAAAATACAATTTCGAAATCGACGAAAACCTGATTATTCATAACCGGTTGACTCGGATTGATGGGCAGGATGCGATTAAACAACTATTGGCACTCCCCCAACCTCCCGACGCAGTTTTCTGCGGTAACGACACGTCAGCCTTGAGTATGATCGTTTACCTGAAGAAAATCGGCGTGCGTATTCCGGAAGACTTCGGAATCATCGGCTTCAGTGACGAACCTTTCTCGGAAGTCGTTACGCCTTCTATTTCAACATTGAAACAACCTGCCTTCGATATGGGGGTAAAAGCCGGTGAATTGCTGATCCAGGAAATTGAATCGAAAACGCGTCTGAAAGAACACGTTACGTACACTGTTCCAACTGAACTGATTCAGCGGGAATCGTCTTCGAGAAAGAAATAA
- a CDS encoding nucleoside recognition domain-containing protein, whose product MALNYIWIFFFLIAFVVGLVKLIFLGDTGIFTDMMNSTMEMAKTGFEISLGLTGVLTLWMGIMKIGEDGGVVRVFSKVIGPFFRKLFPELDENHPANASIMMNIAANMLNLDNAATPMGLKAMQEMQETNPNKDTASNAQIMFLVLNTSGLTLLPISIMVYRAQLGAVNPSDIFIPIMLATFFSTLAGLLAVAYYQKINLLDKVILAYLGGLTAIIGAIIWYFSSIPQDQITLVSSVASNLILFSVIIGFILLGLRAKINVYESFIDGAKDGFKVAIKIIPYLVAILVAIGVFRTSGAMDWFIEGVAWILTQIGLNTDFVQALPTALMKPLSGSGARGMMVDAMKTYGADSFIGRVASTVQGATDTTFYILAVYFGSVGIKKTRHALVCGLFADLVGVIAAITMAYLFFH is encoded by the coding sequence ATGGCTTTAAACTACATTTGGATTTTCTTCTTTCTCATTGCCTTTGTGGTCGGTTTGGTTAAACTCATATTTTTGGGCGACACCGGAATCTTCACCGACATGATGAACTCGACCATGGAGATGGCAAAAACCGGTTTTGAGATTTCACTCGGTTTAACCGGCGTTTTAACATTGTGGATGGGGATTATGAAAATTGGTGAAGACGGCGGCGTTGTGCGGGTTTTCTCGAAGGTAATCGGCCCGTTTTTTCGCAAGCTCTTTCCCGAACTGGATGAAAATCACCCGGCCAATGCCTCGATCATGATGAACATTGCCGCGAACATGCTGAACCTGGATAACGCTGCAACACCAATGGGTTTGAAGGCCATGCAGGAAATGCAGGAGACCAACCCGAATAAAGATACCGCATCGAATGCGCAAATTATGTTTCTGGTGCTGAACACGTCCGGTTTGACTCTTCTGCCAATCAGTATTATGGTTTACCGGGCACAACTCGGCGCGGTTAACCCCAGCGATATTTTCATCCCGATCATGCTGGCGACCTTTTTTTCAACCCTGGCCGGTTTGCTGGCAGTTGCCTATTATCAAAAAATCAATTTGCTGGATAAAGTTATTTTAGCCTACTTGGGAGGATTGACCGCGATAATCGGGGCAATCATCTGGTACTTTTCATCCATCCCTCAGGATCAAATAACGCTAGTCTCAAGTGTCGCCAGTAACCTCATACTTTTTTCTGTTATCATCGGCTTTATTTTGCTTGGACTCCGGGCAAAAATAAATGTCTACGAATCCTTTATTGATGGAGCCAAAGATGGCTTTAAAGTGGCAATCAAGATCATCCCGTATTTGGTGGCTATTTTGGTCGCTATTGGCGTTTTCCGTACTTCCGGGGCAATGGATTGGTTTATAGAGGGAGTTGCCTGGATTTTGACGCAAATTGGCTTAAATACTGATTTTGTACAGGCATTGCCAACGGCGTTGATGAAACCCTTGAGTGGGAGCGGGGCACGTGGTATGATGGTGGATGCGATGAAAACTTACGGAGCTGATTCGTTTATCGGTCGTGTTGCCAGTACCGTACAAGGTGCTACCGACACTACTTTTTATATTCTAGCAGTTTATTTTGGATCAGTGGGCATCAAGAAAACGCGACATGCGCTGGTTTGCGGTTTGTTTGCCGACTTGGTTGGTGTTATTGCCGCAATTACAATGGCCTATCTTTTCTTCCATTGA
- a CDS encoding gluconate 5-dehydrogenase has product MNELFDLSGKVALVTGGTHGIGMAIGKTLGAAGAKICVNDLSDEKLEQCKEEYKAAGIDVFTVKFNVTSEEDVDRGITEIENAVGPIDILVNNAGIIKRIPILDMPVADYKQVIDVDLVAPLIVAKRVAPKMIEKRFGKIINMCSMMSVYGRNSVSAYASAKGGLKLLTANMCCEWAKYNVQINGIGPGYIATSQTAPIREGGHPFNDLVMMRTPAGRWGEPEDIGNAALFLASKAADFVNGHILYVDGGILANFGYVKGENDI; this is encoded by the coding sequence ATGAACGAGTTATTTGATTTGTCAGGCAAGGTAGCTTTGGTTACTGGCGGTACTCACGGTATTGGTATGGCTATCGGTAAGACTTTGGGTGCTGCCGGAGCTAAAATTTGCGTGAACGACCTTTCAGACGAAAAATTGGAGCAATGCAAAGAAGAATATAAAGCGGCCGGAATCGACGTGTTCACCGTTAAATTCAATGTAACCAGCGAAGAAGACGTTGATCGCGGTATTACTGAAATCGAAAACGCCGTTGGCCCGATCGATATTTTGGTAAACAACGCCGGTATCATCAAGCGTATTCCAATTCTGGATATGCCTGTTGCCGACTACAAACAAGTAATCGATGTTGACTTGGTTGCTCCGTTGATCGTTGCAAAACGTGTTGCTCCGAAAATGATTGAAAAACGTTTCGGTAAAATTATAAACATGTGTTCAATGATGAGCGTTTACGGTCGTAATTCAGTTTCTGCTTATGCATCTGCTAAAGGTGGTTTGAAATTGTTGACCGCAAACATGTGCTGCGAGTGGGCAAAATATAACGTTCAGATTAACGGTATCGGACCTGGTTACATTGCGACTTCGCAAACGGCTCCGATTCGCGAAGGTGGTCACCCATTTAACGACCTGGTAATGATGCGTACGCCTGCCGGTCGTTGGGGAGAACCTGAAGATATCGGTAATGCTGCGTTGTTCCTGGCATCGAAGGCTGCTGACTTCGTGAATGGTCACATCCTTTATGTTGACGGTGGTATTTTGGCAAACTTCGGCTACGTAAAAGGCGAAAACGATATTTAA
- a CDS encoding response regulator, producing the protein MSAKKILIIEDDQALSMTLKNVLSVSGYDSQLANSGAEGIQKAYEYSPDLILCDINMSPIDGYQVYNILNDSSITNKIPFIYISGKSDLEDIRLGMELGVDDYIVKPFSNEEMLKSIKVRLAKYEKLMNAGKSDYQALVELSPNGIFLFDGDTIYEINKAFSEMVGVQPDDLKRMTLKDVVSESTYSVIQSKVFKCSAGLLKNFDEVIEVKTPNRSSDKFKLYVTTSQKYKGFTFLIGLLAPIEMTKSNEQFEYDRLVTILSEEKVDVTGELAVKLQKAFDFPAVRHISSQKAMPESLFSKREQEVLKLSCKGLPIKIIADELSISDRTVEKHRASLMEKTGSKNIVEVIIYALKNDLIDL; encoded by the coding sequence ATGAGTGCTAAAAAGATTTTAATCATAGAGGATGATCAAGCGTTGTCAATGACGTTGAAAAACGTCTTGAGCGTTAGCGGCTATGATTCACAACTGGCTAATTCAGGGGCGGAAGGGATTCAAAAAGCCTATGAATACAGTCCGGATTTGATACTGTGCGATATTAATATGTCTCCGATTGATGGCTATCAGGTATATAATATCCTGAATGATAGCTCAATCACAAATAAAATCCCATTTATTTACATTTCTGGAAAGTCAGACCTCGAAGACATCCGTTTGGGGATGGAGTTGGGAGTCGACGATTACATTGTCAAGCCATTCAGCAACGAAGAAATGTTGAAGTCGATAAAAGTACGCTTGGCAAAATATGAAAAGCTAATGAACGCCGGGAAAAGTGATTACCAGGCTCTGGTAGAGCTGTCACCAAACGGCATTTTCCTTTTCGATGGCGATACGATTTACGAAATCAACAAGGCATTTTCGGAAATGGTTGGTGTTCAGCCGGACGACCTGAAGCGGATGACCTTGAAAGATGTTGTATCTGAGAGCACCTATTCAGTAATTCAATCGAAAGTATTTAAATGCTCAGCTGGGCTTCTCAAGAATTTCGATGAAGTGATTGAGGTGAAAACGCCGAATCGTTCTTCAGACAAATTCAAATTATATGTCACAACCAGCCAAAAGTACAAAGGATTTACGTTTCTGATTGGTTTGCTGGCTCCGATTGAAATGACGAAATCGAATGAGCAATTCGAGTACGACCGCTTGGTAACGATTCTTTCGGAAGAAAAGGTTGATGTAACCGGCGAACTAGCCGTTAAATTGCAGAAGGCATTTGATTTTCCGGCAGTTAGGCACATTAGCTCGCAAAAAGCGATGCCGGAGAGCCTGTTTTCAAAACGTGAACAGGAAGTTTTGAAATTATCCTGCAAAGGATTGCCTATCAAAATTATCGCCGACGAATTATCGATTTCTGACCGGACGGTGGAAAAGCACCGAGCCAGCTTGATGGAAAAGACGGGGTCGAAAAACATTGTAGAGGTTATTATTTACGCCCTCAAAAATGATCTGATTGATTTATAA
- the kduI gene encoding 5-dehydro-4-deoxy-D-glucuronate isomerase → MAIIFEERYAYNPQDFKTYDTERIRKEFLVEKLMEEGNIHMVYSHIERYITGGAVPGAEPLKLDTVDALKSEYFCKRREVGIINVGNTGSVTVDGTEYVLEFKDALYIGRGAKEVVFSSKDASAPARFYFNSAPAHKEYPTKHVTMGDANVLHLGALETSNERNINQLLINTVVETCQLQMGMTELKPGSVWNTMPAHTHSRRNEVYFYFNVPEGQAVCHFMGQPSETRHLWMHNEQAVISPSWSIHSAAGTSNYIFIWGMAGENLDYTDMDVIKPTELR, encoded by the coding sequence ATGGCTATCATTTTCGAAGAGCGTTATGCTTATAATCCTCAGGATTTCAAAACTTATGATACAGAACGAATTCGTAAAGAATTTTTGGTTGAGAAATTGATGGAAGAGGGTAATATTCACATGGTATACTCTCATATCGAACGTTATATTACCGGTGGTGCAGTACCCGGTGCAGAGCCATTGAAACTGGATACAGTTGACGCATTAAAATCAGAATATTTCTGTAAACGTCGCGAAGTAGGTATTATCAACGTAGGTAATACCGGTTCGGTGACTGTTGACGGTACCGAATATGTATTGGAATTTAAAGATGCACTTTACATCGGTCGTGGCGCAAAAGAGGTGGTTTTCAGTTCGAAAGATGCTTCTGCTCCGGCTCGTTTCTATTTCAACTCGGCTCCGGCACACAAAGAATATCCAACAAAACACGTGACTATGGGTGATGCGAATGTGCTTCATTTGGGCGCGTTGGAAACTTCAAACGAACGGAATATCAACCAGTTGTTGATCAACACAGTGGTTGAAACCTGCCAGTTGCAAATGGGGATGACTGAATTGAAACCGGGTAGTGTTTGGAACACCATGCCGGCACATACGCACAGCCGTCGTAACGAAGTGTATTTCTATTTCAATGTACCGGAAGGTCAGGCTGTTTGTCACTTCATGGGACAACCGTCAGAAACACGTCACCTTTGGATGCACAACGAACAAGCGGTTATTTCACCAAGCTGGTCAATCCACTCGGCTGCCGGAACAAGCAACTATATCTTCATTTGGGGTATGGCTGGTGAAAACCTGGATTACACCGACATGGATGTTATTAAACCCACAGAATTGAGATAA
- a CDS encoding NifB/NifX family molybdenum-iron cluster-binding protein, translating to MKNLTGPAGSCNDIFFIFANEHLFFTDEIILIIFNSIKNTKQMKIAITATGQTIKSKMDNRFGRCSFFAIYDTELKQTEFLSNPGQASNEGAGPASVQFIASQGVHRIISGEFGGKVKDILSGLNIQMIIHGKNDITIEEIVNQISRN from the coding sequence ATGAAAAATTTAACAGGCCCTGCTGGTTCTTGCAATGATATCTTCTTTATATTTGCAAATGAACATTTGTTCTTTACTGATGAAATTATACTAATCATTTTCAATTCAATCAAAAACACAAAGCAAATGAAAATAGCAATAACAGCAACTGGCCAAACCATTAAATCGAAAATGGATAATCGATTTGGAAGATGCTCTTTCTTTGCCATTTACGACACAGAACTGAAACAAACAGAGTTCCTTTCTAACCCAGGGCAAGCCAGCAACGAAGGAGCCGGCCCTGCATCCGTTCAATTTATTGCATCACAGGGTGTGCACCGGATAATTTCGGGCGAATTCGGTGGCAAAGTGAAGGATATACTTAGTGGATTAAATATCCAGATGATTATTCACGGTAAAAACGACATTACCATCGAAGAAATAGTGAATCAAATTAGTCGAAATTAA